Below is a window of Tolypothrix bouteillei VB521301 DNA.
AGCACCAAATCCTCATGAACAAAAGTCAAGAGAACAGATACATCATGGAAAAATTTGAAGTTAATACTACAGCTAAAGGGACTGGAATAATTACAACCTCAAAAGTGAGGAAAGGTGAAGTCTTCCATAGAATAACAAACTATAAAATCGTGAAAAAACCTACCTATACAAGCGTCCAAATTGATGTAGAGGCACACATTGAAGAGCCAATCCTGGGCAAGCTCAATCACTCTTGCAATCCCAATCTGATTGTAAACACTAAAACTTTGGAATGTGTCGCAGCAAGAGATATTGAACCTTATGAAGAAGTCAACTTTTTCTATCCCAGTACGGAGTGGGAGATGGATCAACCTTTTATCTGTATGTGCGGTTCGCCACAGTGTATGGGAATTGTAGCAGGAGCCAAGTATCTTTCGTTAAATATTCTAAGTTTGCAATTTATCAATCACCACATTCGCCACAAAGCTTTGAGTTGCTTGGAAGCAAAAGTGTTTAAGAATGATGTCTTTGTTGAAACAAGAAATAGTTTGAAGGTTGAAACAGATACCTTGTCTCTCTCTGTTACAAAAGCTTAAGACAACCGCACAAGTCATCCGTGTTTTTTATCAATTCAAGGAGTTTAAGCATCATGATTAACACGCTGAATCAACCCGCAACAACTATCACTATTGAAAGGGATGAAGTTTGTAAAACTATTGCTGAAGAATATACATCGCTGACTTTTAAAAAACTCCTTGAAGAAGCCACAAGTGGCGAAGCTCTTCTACGGCTTATGGGTCGATTTTTTCAATACTCCGCTGCTTTTGCACCGTGTCAAACTTGTTTGGCTGGATATATTGCTGTTCGCAAAGATTTATTCAACACCTCTAATGAAGTCGGAGTGTTTGCCGATCGAAGTGTTGAAATAGGAGCAGGTATGTTTTTTGGTGCAATTGATGAGTTTGGCGATCGCGAAGCACCTGAACCGCATACCCATCGAGCTTTAGCTCTAGCAACACTCAAAGGTATGGCACAATTTTTCGACTATGATATGTTAGCTCTTAGCAGACTTATATATCAACACGAACCTACCAATGATGCGATCGGTAAGGTTCATCGTAGTGGCGGTATTAACATGGTTGTGGATGAAGCACATCTGTTTCGTGCGATTGGCTTTCATTTGGGAACTGAAGTCTTGGGAGAAGATGAAAACCGTGTTTTAGAAGAGTTTTTTCGCACAAAGCGTCCCGAGCTAACGAGATATTTACAAGAAACAAAAGTGGAGATTGATGGCAAAGTAATTCCGGCTTACTACTGGTTCAGCCGCCACATTGTTGCAGAAGCAGAGCATTTTGATGCCGGAATACAATCTGCTAACCAAGCTCTTCAGTACTATACGGGTTCGGAAGACAAGCAACAAGTCAAGCGTTGGATTCTTGAAGGAGTGCGAGAGATTGCCGTACAGATGTCAGAGTTCATGGCAGAAGTTTCAAAGAACTAGGAACATTCAATTCCCTAGCCAAAGGTCGTACCATTCCAGCCCCACATTGCAGCCCTAGAATCAGCAAACTCTATGTATATTCGATTTTGAGGCACACCCAATGCTCGATCGATTTCCTGGCAAAAATCTTGACTCATTTCCTTAGTTTGTTGTGGCAGCATTGTTCCGATACTCTTTATTTCTACGTAACAAACGGGATCGGTTGTTCCACCAAAAGTCATAGGAATTTCGGTTTCAAAAGCTGTCATGACATAGGATTCTGGTTTACCTGTATGTTTCGCTAACTTAGCTGATAAATTTTTGAGCAGAGTTTCAATTTCAGCTTTTGGGGGAGTTGATACAGAAGTTTGAACTTTGATAAGCGGCATAGGTAAATTTTGGATGCGTGGATTTTGGATTGGGAATTGCTTAATTCTATGAATGTCGAAATAAATGGCTGTGTTCGGGATGATATAAACGAGAACGTCCTGTTGTTTGCGA
It encodes the following:
- a CDS encoding SET domain-containing protein-lysine N-methyltransferase, which produces MNKSQENRYIMEKFEVNTTAKGTGIITTSKVRKGEVFHRITNYKIVKKPTYTSVQIDVEAHIEEPILGKLNHSCNPNLIVNTKTLECVAARDIEPYEEVNFFYPSTEWEMDQPFICMCGSPQCMGIVAGAKYLSLNILSLQFINHHIRHKALSCLEAKVFKNDVFVETRNSLKVETDTLSLSVTKA
- a CDS encoding phenylpyruvate tautomerase MIF-related protein, yielding MPLIKVQTSVSTPPKAEIETLLKNLSAKLAKHTGKPESYVMTAFETEIPMTFGGTTDPVCYVEIKSIGTMLPQQTKEMSQDFCQEIDRALGVPQNRIYIEFADSRAAMWGWNGTTFG